One segment of Streptomyces sp. NA02950 DNA contains the following:
- a CDS encoding FMN-binding protein, producing the protein MKRKHPLRRIILGTAATVAGVVALLALKQPGSGGETVAQPGAAGQAPPAAATAPAGGGAGGGGQAGGGGAATRTVTGDEARTQYGPVQVSLTLNGTKITAAQAVKTPDSEPRSVQIAKDAVPKLNQQAVSAAKVDTVSGATYTSQGYATSLQSALDKAGVK; encoded by the coding sequence ATGAAGAGGAAGCATCCGCTGCGCCGCATCATCCTGGGCACGGCCGCGACCGTCGCCGGTGTGGTGGCGCTGCTCGCGCTGAAGCAGCCCGGTTCGGGCGGGGAGACCGTCGCCCAGCCCGGGGCGGCGGGGCAGGCGCCCCCGGCCGCGGCCACCGCCCCGGCGGGCGGCGGTGCCGGGGGCGGTGGACAGGCGGGCGGCGGTGGCGCGGCCACCCGGACCGTCACCGGGGACGAGGCCCGGACCCAGTACGGGCCGGTGCAGGTGAGCCTCACCCTCAACGGGACGAAGATCACCGCCGCGCAGGCGGTCAAGACCCCCGACTCCGAGCCGCGGAGCGTACAGATCGCCAAGGACGCCGTGCCCAAGCTGAATCAGCAGGCGGTCTCCGCCGCGAAGGTGGACACCGTCTCCGGTGCCACCTACACCAGTCAGGGGTACGCCACCTCGCTCCAGAGCGCCCTCGACAAGGCAGGTGTCAAATGA
- a CDS encoding FAD:protein FMN transferase: MSREREPLRHVEHVMGTVFSFDVREVPDAARPRVQAALDGAVVGLHRVDELFSPYRPESQISRLARGELTLAQCDPDVRDVLRMCEDAEYRSGGWFSARFAGGQPDPTGLVKGWAAERAARMLDSAGARSVCVNGGGDIQVHGGPWRVGVADPHRRGELIAIVEAQGELAVATSGPAERGCHILDPRTGLPPAQGLASVTVIATSLADADAWATAACAMGAERARPWLQRLTGAEAFVVTAGGATWQTSGFARYAADLCGV; the protein is encoded by the coding sequence ATGAGCCGTGAACGAGAACCGCTGCGCCATGTCGAACACGTCATGGGTACCGTCTTCTCCTTCGATGTGCGCGAGGTGCCGGACGCGGCCCGGCCGCGGGTGCAGGCCGCGCTGGACGGGGCCGTGGTCGGACTGCACCGGGTGGACGAGCTGTTCTCCCCGTACCGGCCGGAGAGCCAGATCAGCCGGCTGGCCCGCGGTGAGCTGACACTGGCGCAGTGCGATCCGGACGTCCGGGATGTGCTGCGGATGTGCGAGGACGCCGAGTACCGCAGCGGCGGCTGGTTCAGCGCCCGCTTCGCCGGGGGGCAGCCGGATCCGACCGGTCTGGTCAAGGGGTGGGCGGCGGAGCGCGCCGCCCGGATGCTGGACTCGGCGGGCGCCCGGTCGGTGTGTGTCAACGGCGGCGGCGACATACAGGTGCACGGCGGCCCGTGGCGGGTGGGGGTGGCCGATCCGCACCGGCGCGGGGAGCTGATCGCCATCGTGGAGGCGCAGGGCGAACTGGCGGTGGCGACCTCGGGCCCGGCCGAGCGGGGCTGCCACATCCTGGACCCGCGCACCGGCCTCCCCCCGGCGCAGGGCCTCGCCTCGGTCACCGTGATCGCCACCAGTCTGGCCGACGCGGACGCCTGGGCGACGGCGGCCTGTGCGATGGGCGCGGAACGGGCCCGCCCGTGGCTCCAGCGGCTCACCGGCGCCGAGGCGTTCGTGGTCACGGCGGGCGGCGCCACCTGGCAGACCAGCGGCTTCGCCCGGTACGCGGCGGACTTGTGCGGGGTGTGA
- a CDS encoding DUF488 domain-containing protein — protein sequence MADRKGPGVRVRRVYEAPEPDDGTRVLVDRIWPRGLAKEDARLDEWAKAAAPSTELRRWYGHEPRRYAQFARRYRAELAEPERAEAVDRLRELAAAGPMTLLTATKDLDHSHAPLLADAVRGHS from the coding sequence ATGGCCGACAGGAAAGGACCCGGCGTCCGCGTCCGCCGGGTGTACGAGGCACCGGAGCCGGACGACGGCACCCGCGTCCTGGTGGACCGCATCTGGCCGCGGGGCCTGGCGAAGGAGGACGCCCGCCTGGACGAATGGGCCAAGGCCGCGGCCCCCTCGACCGAGCTGCGCCGCTGGTACGGCCACGAGCCCCGGCGCTACGCCCAGTTCGCCCGCCGGTACCGCGCCGAACTGGCCGAACCGGAGCGGGCCGAGGCCGTGGACCGGCTGCGGGAGCTCGCCGCGGCCGGTCCGATGACCCTCCTCACCGCCACCAAGGACCTCGACCACTCCCACGCCCCGCTGCTCGCGGACGCCGTCCGCGGCCACAGCTGA
- a CDS encoding pyridoxamine 5'-phosphate oxidase family protein, with product MGKVYERIDGRLRTFIEQQKIFFTATAPLDGDGTVNLSPKGLAGSFAVLDERTVAYLDFAGSNAETIAHLRENGRITLMWCAFTGPPNIVRVHGRGEPVFRDDPRFPGLLEHFSGVEIDAHGLRAVIVVTAELIRDTCGYAVPYLDYREERTLHGDRFRREDDASLGRYFEKKEHIAHSIDGLPGLPLPLPPSPA from the coding sequence ATGGGAAAGGTGTACGAACGGATCGACGGCAGACTGCGGACTTTCATCGAACAGCAGAAGATCTTCTTCACCGCCACCGCCCCGCTGGACGGCGACGGCACCGTGAATCTCTCCCCGAAGGGGCTGGCCGGGTCCTTCGCCGTCCTGGACGAACGGACCGTGGCGTACCTGGACTTCGCCGGGAGCAACGCCGAGACCATCGCCCATCTGCGGGAGAACGGGCGCATCACGCTGATGTGGTGTGCCTTCACCGGCCCGCCGAACATCGTGCGGGTGCACGGCCGCGGGGAGCCGGTGTTCCGTGACGATCCGCGGTTCCCCGGGCTGCTGGAGCACTTCTCCGGGGTGGAGATCGACGCGCACGGGCTGCGGGCGGTCATCGTGGTGACGGCCGAGCTGATCCGGGACACCTGTGGCTACGCGGTGCCGTATCTGGACTACCGCGAGGAGCGCACCCTGCACGGCGACCGCTTCCGGCGGGAGGACGACGCCTCGCTCGGCCGCTACTTCGAGAAGAAGGAGCACATCGCGCACAGCATCGACGGTCTGCCGGGGCTGCCGCTGCCGTTGCCGCCGAGCCCGGCCTGA
- a CDS encoding arginine repressor, translating to MTEAQHTEAQGAGWNHNGPSVPQTRTARHRRIVDILNRQPVRSQSQLAKLLADDGLSVTQATLSRDLDELGAVKIRNTGGELIYAVPSEGGDRTPRAPLGESASEARMARLAAELLISAEASANLVVLRTPPGAAQFLASAIDSAELHAILGTIAGDDTVLLISRDPAGGQALADHLLRLAQKAR from the coding sequence ATGACCGAGGCGCAGCACACCGAGGCCCAGGGCGCCGGGTGGAACCACAACGGACCATCCGTGCCGCAGACCCGCACCGCGCGCCACCGCCGGATCGTGGACATCCTGAACCGGCAGCCGGTCCGCTCCCAGAGCCAGCTCGCGAAGCTCCTCGCCGACGACGGCCTCTCCGTCACCCAGGCGACGCTCTCCCGCGACCTGGACGAACTGGGCGCGGTGAAGATCCGCAACACCGGCGGCGAGCTGATCTACGCGGTGCCCAGCGAGGGTGGCGACCGCACCCCGCGCGCCCCGCTCGGCGAGTCGGCGAGCGAGGCGCGGATGGCGCGGCTGGCGGCCGAACTCCTCATCTCCGCTGAGGCGTCGGCCAACCTCGTGGTGCTGCGCACGCCGCCCGGCGCCGCCCAGTTCCTGGCCTCGGCCATCGACTCGGCGGAGCTGCACGCCATCCTCGGCACCATCGCCGGCGATGACACGGTGCTGCTGATCAGCCGTGACCCGGCGGGCGGCCAGGCGCTCGCCGACCATCTGCTGCGGCTGGCCCAAAAAGCGCGCTAG
- a CDS encoding acetylornithine transaminase has translation MSNTGLAQRWQGALMDNYGTPRLALTHGEGARLWDADGKEYLDFVGGIAVNALGHAHPAVVQAVSDQIATLGHVSNLFMAEPPVALAEKLLQLLGRTGRVYFSNSGAEAVEAAFKIGRRTGRTHMVATTGGFHGRTMGALALTGQPTKQEPFLPLPGDVTHVPYGDTEALRAAVTTDTALVIVEPVQGENGVVVPPAGYLAAAREITRATGTLLVIDEIQTGIGRTGHWFEHQAQGVEPDVVTLAKGLGGGLPIGATIAFGPAAELLTPGQHGSTFGGNPVACAAAVAVLETVEADGILDRVKRAGERLRDGIESLGHPLIDQVRGAGLLLGIVLTESLAPQVQQAAQDAGLLVNAVAPDVVRLAPPLVVADGELDTFLRELPAVLDAAHGGHGERRSGD, from the coding sequence GTGAGCAACACCGGACTCGCACAGCGCTGGCAGGGGGCGCTGATGGACAACTACGGCACCCCCCGCCTCGCCCTCACCCACGGCGAGGGCGCCCGGCTGTGGGACGCCGACGGCAAGGAGTACCTGGACTTCGTCGGCGGCATCGCCGTCAACGCCCTCGGCCACGCCCACCCCGCCGTCGTCCAGGCGGTGTCCGACCAGATCGCCACCCTCGGCCATGTCTCCAACCTGTTCATGGCCGAGCCGCCGGTGGCGCTCGCCGAGAAGCTGCTCCAGCTCCTCGGCCGCACCGGACGGGTCTACTTCTCCAACTCCGGTGCGGAGGCGGTCGAGGCCGCGTTCAAGATCGGGCGGCGTACCGGTCGTACCCATATGGTGGCCACCACCGGCGGTTTCCACGGCCGCACCATGGGCGCCCTCGCGCTGACCGGCCAGCCCACCAAGCAGGAACCGTTCCTTCCGTTGCCCGGTGACGTCACCCACGTCCCCTACGGCGACACCGAGGCGCTGCGCGCGGCCGTCACCACCGACACCGCCCTCGTCATCGTCGAACCGGTGCAGGGCGAGAACGGCGTTGTGGTGCCCCCGGCGGGCTATCTGGCCGCGGCCCGCGAGATCACCCGGGCCACCGGCACCCTGCTGGTGATCGACGAGATCCAGACCGGCATCGGCCGCACCGGACACTGGTTCGAGCACCAGGCGCAGGGCGTGGAGCCCGATGTGGTCACCCTCGCCAAGGGGCTCGGTGGCGGGCTGCCCATCGGCGCGACCATCGCCTTCGGGCCCGCCGCGGAGCTGTTGACCCCAGGTCAGCACGGTTCCACCTTCGGTGGGAACCCCGTGGCCTGCGCCGCCGCCGTCGCCGTGCTGGAGACCGTCGAGGCCGACGGGATCCTCGACCGCGTCAAGCGTGCGGGGGAGCGGCTGCGTGACGGAATCGAGTCGCTCGGCCATCCGTTGATCGACCAGGTCCGTGGCGCCGGGCTGCTGCTGGGTATCGTGCTCACAGAGTCCCTCGCGCCACAGGTGCAGCAGGCGGCTCAGGACGCGGGACTCCTGGTGAACGCGGTCGCTCCGGACGTGGTCCGGCTCGCCCCGCCGCTCGTCGTCGCCGACGGCGAGCTGGACACCTTCCTCCGGGAGCTGCCCGCCGTCCTGGACGCCGCACACGGGGGCCACGGGGAACGACGATCCGGAGACTGA
- a CDS encoding IS110 family transposase, which produces MHPRVWAGIDAGKAHHHCVAIDSEGNKLLSRRVANDEPELLQLLADVLALGHEVVWAVDLADGGAALAITTLLAHDQQVLYISGRTVNRASEAYRGESKSDARDAAIIADQARMRRDLTPMRLPDSLSAELKLLTARRTDLVCDRTRTINRLRAQLNGIFPALERALDLSNAGPLILLTGYQTPASIRRLGRTRLEAWLRRRKVRSAGQVARTALEAAERQHTAVPGEDVAAELVHTLAQQLTALNEQIAAVDRRIAERFREHELAEVITSMPGIGPTLGAEFLAATNGDMELFGSPDRLAGFCGLAPASRDSGRISGNLRRPQRYHRGLQRVFYTSALISIQRHPESRAFYDRKRAEGKRHTQAVIALARRRVNVLWALLRDRRCYQAVPPVAMAA; this is translated from the coding sequence ATGCACCCCCGCGTATGGGCCGGAATCGACGCCGGCAAGGCCCACCACCACTGTGTGGCAATCGACTCCGAGGGGAACAAACTCCTCTCCCGCCGCGTGGCCAACGACGAGCCGGAACTCCTCCAACTCCTGGCCGATGTCCTTGCGCTGGGCCATGAGGTGGTCTGGGCCGTCGACCTCGCCGACGGCGGCGCCGCACTGGCCATCACCACCCTGCTCGCCCATGACCAGCAGGTGCTCTACATCTCCGGTCGCACCGTCAACCGTGCCTCGGAGGCATACCGGGGCGAGAGCAAGAGCGACGCCCGCGACGCCGCGATCATCGCTGATCAGGCACGCATGCGCCGCGACCTGACCCCGATGCGATTGCCCGACAGCCTCAGCGCCGAACTGAAGCTCCTCACTGCCCGCCGCACCGATCTGGTCTGCGATCGCACCCGCACCATCAACCGGCTCCGCGCCCAGCTGAACGGCATCTTCCCCGCTCTGGAACGGGCATTGGACCTGAGCAACGCGGGCCCGCTGATCCTGCTCACCGGATACCAGACCCCGGCCTCTATCCGGCGGCTGGGCCGCACCCGCCTGGAGGCATGGCTTCGCCGTCGCAAGGTCCGCAGCGCCGGTCAGGTCGCCCGGACCGCGCTGGAGGCCGCCGAACGGCAGCACACCGCCGTGCCGGGGGAAGACGTCGCCGCCGAGCTGGTGCACACGCTCGCCCAGCAACTGACCGCTCTCAACGAGCAGATCGCCGCAGTGGACCGTCGCATCGCCGAGCGGTTCAGGGAGCACGAACTCGCCGAGGTCATCACCAGCATGCCCGGCATCGGCCCGACTCTCGGTGCGGAGTTCCTCGCTGCCACCAACGGTGACATGGAGCTCTTCGGCTCCCCGGACCGGCTTGCCGGCTTCTGCGGTCTGGCTCCCGCCTCGCGCGACTCCGGCCGCATCAGCGGCAACCTGCGCCGACCCCAGCGATACCACCGCGGCTTGCAGCGTGTCTTCTACACCTCCGCGCTGATCAGCATCCAACGCCACCCAGAGTCCAGGGCGTTCTACGACCGCAAGAGGGCCGAGGGGAAGCGCCACACGCAGGCCGTCATCGCCCTCGCGCGCAGACGTGTCAACGTCCTGTGGGCACTCCTGCGGGACAGGCGCTGCTACCAAGCGGTCCCACCCGTCGCTATGGCGGCATGA
- the argB gene encoding acetylglutamate kinase, which yields MTQTSPATPDNAARPAARKHTALPKARTLIEALPWLTRHHGKTVVIKFGGNAMVDEELKAAFAQDVVFLRHAGLRPVVVHGGGPQISAQLDKLGLVSEFKAGLRVTSPEAMDVVRMVLAGQVQRELVGLLNQHGPLAIGLTGEDAHTMTATKRWADIDGERVDIGRVGEITEIDAGAVRALLDDGRIPVISSIARSADDGHVYNINADTAAAALAAALGAETLMVLTDVEGLYADWPNSDEVISQLTASELEKLLPELASGMVPKMEGCLHAVRNGVTTARVLDGRVQHSILLEIFTDEGIGTMIMPDPDGATHDDEGEDSQ from the coding sequence ATGACGCAGACCAGCCCGGCCACCCCGGACAACGCCGCCCGGCCCGCCGCCCGTAAGCACACCGCGCTGCCCAAGGCCCGCACCCTCATCGAGGCGCTGCCCTGGCTGACCCGTCACCACGGCAAGACCGTCGTGATCAAGTTCGGCGGCAACGCGATGGTCGACGAGGAGCTGAAGGCCGCCTTCGCCCAGGACGTGGTCTTCCTCCGGCACGCCGGACTGCGCCCCGTCGTGGTCCACGGCGGCGGCCCGCAGATCAGCGCCCAGCTCGACAAGCTGGGCCTGGTCTCGGAGTTCAAGGCCGGACTGCGGGTCACCTCGCCCGAGGCCATGGACGTCGTGCGGATGGTGCTGGCCGGACAGGTCCAGCGTGAGCTGGTCGGTCTGCTCAACCAGCACGGTCCGCTGGCCATCGGTCTGACCGGCGAGGACGCCCACACCATGACCGCCACCAAGCGCTGGGCCGACATCGACGGCGAACGCGTGGACATCGGCCGGGTCGGCGAGATCACCGAGATCGACGCGGGCGCGGTCCGGGCGCTGCTGGACGACGGCCGGATCCCGGTGATCTCCTCCATCGCCCGCAGCGCCGACGACGGCCATGTCTACAACATCAACGCCGACACCGCGGCCGCCGCGCTCGCCGCCGCTCTCGGCGCCGAGACGCTGATGGTCCTCACCGATGTCGAGGGGCTGTACGCGGACTGGCCCAACAGCGACGAGGTGATCAGCCAGCTCACCGCGAGCGAGCTGGAGAAGCTGCTGCCGGAGCTGGCCAGCGGCATGGTGCCCAAGATGGAGGGCTGTCTGCACGCCGTACGCAACGGCGTCACCACCGCCCGGGTGCTGGACGGCCGCGTCCAGCACTCCATCCTGCTGGAGATCTTCACCGACGAGGGCATCGGCACCATGATCATGCCGGACCCGGACGGCGCGACCCATGACGACGAGGGGGAGGATTCCCAATGA
- the argJ gene encoding bifunctional glutamate N-acetyltransferase/amino-acid acetyltransferase ArgJ has translation MSVTAAKGFTASGVAAGIKENGNPDLALVVNNGPRLAAAGVFTSNRVKAAPVLWSEQVVSGGQISAVVLNSGGANACTGPLGFQDTHATAEKVADVLGHSAGEVAVASTGLIGIRLPMDALLPGVDKAVAALSPHGGEKAAIAIKTTDTVHKTAVVRSPDGAWTVGGMAKGAGMLAPGLATMLVVLTTDADVAAPELDGALRAATRTTFDRVDSDGCMSTNDTVLLLASGASGTVPDRAEFAEAVRAVCDDLARQLIGDAEGASKDIRIEVIGAATEDDAVEVGRSIARNNLLKCAIHGEDPNWGRVLSAIGTTSAAFEPDQLNVAINDVWVCKNGSVGEDRELVDMRYREVRITADLSAGSASAVIWANDLTADYVHENSAYSS, from the coding sequence ATGAGCGTTACGGCCGCCAAGGGCTTCACCGCCTCCGGCGTCGCGGCAGGGATCAAGGAGAACGGAAACCCCGATCTCGCTCTTGTCGTCAACAACGGGCCGCGTCTCGCCGCCGCGGGCGTCTTCACCTCCAACCGCGTCAAGGCCGCCCCGGTGCTCTGGTCCGAGCAGGTGGTCAGCGGCGGTCAGATCTCCGCGGTGGTCCTCAACTCCGGTGGCGCCAACGCCTGCACCGGTCCGCTCGGCTTCCAGGACACCCACGCGACCGCCGAGAAGGTCGCCGACGTCCTCGGGCACAGCGCGGGCGAGGTGGCCGTCGCCTCCACCGGGCTCATCGGCATCCGGCTGCCGATGGACGCCCTGCTGCCCGGGGTCGACAAGGCCGTCGCCGCCCTCTCCCCGCACGGCGGCGAGAAGGCCGCCATCGCCATCAAGACCACCGACACCGTGCACAAGACGGCCGTCGTGCGGAGCCCGGACGGCGCCTGGACGGTCGGCGGCATGGCCAAGGGCGCGGGCATGCTGGCCCCGGGCCTCGCCACCATGCTCGTCGTCCTCACCACCGACGCCGACGTGGCCGCCCCCGAGCTCGACGGCGCCCTGCGCGCCGCCACCCGTACCACCTTCGACCGGGTGGACTCCGACGGCTGCATGTCCACCAACGACACCGTGCTGCTGCTCGCCTCCGGCGCCTCCGGGACCGTCCCCGACCGGGCCGAGTTCGCCGAGGCCGTCCGCGCGGTCTGCGACGACCTCGCCCGTCAGCTGATCGGCGACGCCGAGGGCGCCTCGAAGGACATCCGGATCGAGGTCATCGGCGCGGCCACCGAGGACGACGCCGTCGAGGTGGGCCGCTCCATCGCCCGCAACAACCTCCTCAAGTGCGCCATCCACGGCGAGGACCCCAACTGGGGCCGGGTGCTCTCCGCGATCGGCACCACCTCCGCCGCCTTCGAGCCCGACCAGCTCAACGTCGCCATCAACGACGTTTGGGTCTGCAAGAACGGCTCCGTCGGCGAGGACCGGGAGCTGGTCGACATGCGCTACCGCGAGGTGCGCATCACCGCCGATCTGTCCGCGGGCAGTGCGTCGGCCGTCATCTGGGCCAACGATCTGACCGCCGACTACGTCCACGAGAACAGCGCCTACTCCTCATGA
- the argC gene encoding N-acetyl-gamma-glutamyl-phosphate reductase gives MAVRAAVAGASGYAGGELLRLLLAHPEVEIGTLTGNSNAGQPLAALQPHLLPLADRVLQPTSADALTGHDVVFLALPHGQSAAVAEQLGDQVLVIDCGADFRLADAADWEKFYGSPHAGTWPYGLPELPGARAALEGSKRIAVPGCYPTAVSLALFPAYAAGLVEPEAVIVAASGTSGAGKAPKPHLLGSEVMGAMSPYGVGGGHRHTPEMIQNLSAAAGTRVSVSFTPTLAPMPRGILATSSAKVRPGVTGEALRAAYDKALRDEPFVRLLPEGRWPSTAAVHGSNTALLQVALDEAAGRAIVISAIDNLTKGTAGGAVQSMNIALGLPEELGLSTIGVAP, from the coding sequence ATGGCGGTACGTGCTGCGGTGGCAGGGGCGAGCGGGTACGCGGGCGGCGAGCTGCTGCGCCTGCTGCTCGCCCACCCCGAGGTGGAGATCGGCACCCTGACCGGCAACTCCAACGCCGGACAGCCGCTCGCCGCCCTCCAGCCGCATCTGCTCCCGCTCGCCGACCGGGTGCTCCAGCCGACCAGCGCGGACGCCCTGACCGGGCACGACGTGGTCTTCCTGGCGCTGCCGCACGGCCAGTCCGCCGCCGTCGCCGAACAGCTCGGGGACCAGGTCCTGGTCATCGACTGCGGTGCCGACTTCCGGCTGGCGGACGCGGCCGACTGGGAGAAGTTCTACGGTTCGCCCCACGCCGGTACCTGGCCCTACGGTCTCCCCGAGCTGCCCGGGGCCCGCGCCGCGCTGGAGGGGTCCAAGCGCATCGCGGTTCCGGGCTGCTATCCGACCGCCGTCTCGCTCGCGCTGTTCCCCGCCTACGCGGCGGGGCTCGTCGAGCCCGAGGCCGTGATCGTCGCCGCCTCCGGCACCTCCGGCGCGGGCAAGGCGCCCAAGCCGCATCTGCTGGGCAGCGAGGTCATGGGCGCCATGAGCCCGTACGGCGTGGGCGGTGGCCACCGGCACACCCCCGAGATGATCCAGAACCTCTCGGCCGCGGCGGGGACACGTGTCTCCGTCTCCTTCACCCCGACCCTCGCCCCCATGCCCCGCGGCATCCTCGCCACCTCCAGCGCCAAGGTCAGGCCCGGGGTGACGGGGGAGGCGCTGCGGGCCGCGTACGACAAGGCGCTGCGGGACGAGCCGTTCGTCCGGCTGCTGCCCGAGGGCCGGTGGCCGTCCACCGCCGCCGTCCACGGATCCAACACCGCGCTGCTCCAGGTCGCCCTCGACGAGGCGGCCGGCCGCGCCATCGTGATCAGCGCCATCGACAACCTCACCAAGGGCACCGCCGGTGGCGCGGTGCAGAGCATGAACATCGCCCTCGGCCTCCCCGAGGAGCTGGGACTTTCCACGATCGGAGTCGCTCCATGA
- a CDS encoding SUKH-4 family immunity protein, with translation MLGTTDYCGSRVVLDGVTGAVLLAEWAGGTPRDASAGAEPVHDPLASSLSAFAELIDTCAWVSETARHPEAYDGRRGPDVMAEVIEAAAGRMRAVDPALFGAEAAPAHWRTCLLVRSLAWGARPGPADGLAYTFGPALVRDLARLGGEGRVRHYRPEELPDHLTHEPTRRLLTEIGLPLDGELFSVGDEPLRTMAEAHPDSFAGRAEDGSGAATGRGHQRDFLAVGWWPHDLAVALDGATGRLELPDWYGEDEPAAYLNRDLSALLYAWWIYERLRDEWHHWGDGAAAETWRVFDPFALLSSRADPMVEAVDPEAFRTSAHSWRMLAEDPYTGGLLSN, from the coding sequence GTGCTCGGCACGACCGACTACTGCGGCAGCCGGGTGGTGCTCGACGGCGTGACCGGTGCGGTACTGCTGGCCGAGTGGGCCGGGGGCACGCCCCGCGACGCCTCCGCGGGGGCGGAGCCGGTCCACGATCCCCTGGCCTCCTCGCTGTCCGCCTTCGCGGAGCTGATCGACACCTGTGCGTGGGTGTCGGAGACCGCGCGGCACCCCGAGGCGTACGACGGGCGCCGGGGGCCCGATGTGATGGCCGAGGTGATCGAGGCCGCCGCGGGGCGGATGCGCGCCGTCGACCCGGCGCTGTTCGGGGCCGAGGCCGCTCCCGCGCACTGGCGCACCTGTCTGCTGGTGCGGTCGCTGGCCTGGGGCGCCCGGCCCGGTCCGGCGGACGGCCTGGCGTACACCTTCGGCCCGGCCCTGGTGCGGGATCTCGCGCGGCTGGGCGGCGAGGGCCGGGTGCGCCACTACCGCCCGGAGGAGCTGCCGGACCACCTCACCCACGAGCCGACCCGGCGGCTGCTCACCGAGATCGGACTGCCGCTCGACGGTGAGCTGTTCAGCGTCGGCGACGAACCGCTGCGCACCATGGCGGAGGCCCACCCCGACAGCTTCGCGGGGCGGGCGGAGGACGGCTCCGGCGCGGCCACGGGCCGGGGCCACCAGCGCGACTTCCTCGCCGTCGGGTGGTGGCCGCACGATCTCGCGGTCGCCCTCGACGGTGCCACCGGACGGCTGGAGCTGCCGGACTGGTACGGCGAGGACGAGCCCGCGGCCTATCTCAACCGGGATCTGTCGGCGCTGCTGTACGCCTGGTGGATCTACGAGCGGCTGCGTGACGAGTGGCACCACTGGGGTGACGGCGCCGCCGCGGAGACCTGGCGGGTGTTCGACCCGTTCGCGCTGCTGAGCAGCCGGGCCGACCCGATGGTGGAGGCGGTGGACCCGGAGGCGTTCCGGACCTCCGCCCACTCGTGGCGGATGCTCGCCGAGGACCCGTACACCGGCGGGCTGCTGTCCAACTGA